From Flavobacterium arcticum, the proteins below share one genomic window:
- the polA gene encoding DNA polymerase I, whose protein sequence is MSQQKRLFLLDAYALIFRGYYAFIKNPRINSKGMDTSAIMGFMNSLLDVIKREKPDHLAVAFDKGGSAVRTEMFVEYKANRDETPEAIKIAIPYIQDILKAMHIPIIELAGCEADDLIGTIAKQAEKENYQVFMVTPDKDFAQLVSENIFMYRPARMGNGIEIWGVPEIQERFEVERPEQVIDFLGMMGDAVDNIPGLPGVGEKTAKKFLKQYGSMENLLANTHELKGKMKENIEANKEKGIMSKKLATILLDCDVTFNENDYELSKPDTEKTEAIFQELEFRRMTEQFHKLFVQDAENTTVPPQGTAPSKSVAKQKDTQQTSLFGEPATGEATTPNADFYKKLDTTNHVYQAIQGGIGLSLLLRDMLQQKTVCFDTETTGLDALTAELVGISFSWETGKGFYVPVPENRDEAQELINKFIPFFEDENIEKVGQNLKYDLKVLANYGITVKGKLFDTMIAHYLINPDMRHNMDILAETYLSYSPMPIVELIGKKGKNQKSMRDVEIDLVKEYATEDADITLQLKEIFEPQLEEAATRKLFDEIEIPLVPVLAAMEREGINLDTDYLKKLSDELARDIKGLEEKIYETAGETFNLASPKQLGDILFDKLKIGGPKQKKTKTGQYATGEEILSYLAKDNPIVENILNWRQIVKLQNTYVDALPLQVNEKTKRVHTDYMQTVAATGRLSSNNPNLQNIPIRTERGRQVRAAFIARDENYTLLSADYSQIELRIIAALSGDPEMVNAFKNGEDIHASTAAKVFDVPLEDVTREQRSHAKTVNFGIIYGVSAFGLSNQTSLSRSESKDLIDAYYKTYPTLKQYIQDQIEMAREQGYVQTILGRRRYLKDINSQNAVVRGGAERNAVNAPIQGSAADIIKIAMINIQQKLVSENWKSKMLLQVHDELVFDVHNSELDLIKPMIKYEMENAFKLDVPLDVDMGTGNNWLEAH, encoded by the coding sequence ATGTCACAGCAAAAACGACTTTTTCTACTCGATGCCTATGCGCTTATATTTCGCGGTTATTACGCCTTTATAAAAAATCCACGAATCAACTCAAAAGGTATGGACACCTCGGCTATAATGGGGTTCATGAACTCGTTACTCGATGTTATAAAGCGTGAAAAACCCGACCATCTTGCTGTAGCTTTTGATAAAGGTGGAAGTGCCGTGCGTACAGAAATGTTTGTTGAATATAAAGCTAACCGTGATGAAACACCTGAAGCTATAAAAATTGCAATACCCTATATACAAGACATTCTTAAAGCAATGCACATACCTATTATAGAGTTAGCTGGCTGCGAAGCTGATGACCTCATAGGTACTATAGCCAAGCAAGCCGAAAAAGAAAACTATCAGGTATTTATGGTAACGCCCGATAAAGATTTTGCACAATTAGTGTCTGAAAATATATTTATGTACCGCCCTGCACGTATGGGTAACGGTATAGAGATATGGGGCGTACCCGAAATACAAGAACGTTTTGAAGTAGAACGCCCTGAACAAGTAATTGACTTTTTAGGGATGATGGGGGATGCTGTAGATAACATACCAGGACTACCGGGGGTGGGCGAAAAAACAGCCAAAAAATTCCTGAAACAATACGGCTCTATGGAAAACCTGTTAGCCAACACGCATGAGCTAAAAGGAAAAATGAAAGAGAATATAGAAGCTAATAAGGAAAAAGGCATTATGTCGAAGAAGCTGGCAACCATACTTCTTGACTGCGATGTTACCTTTAACGAAAATGATTATGAACTCTCTAAACCTGATACCGAGAAAACAGAAGCTATTTTTCAGGAATTGGAGTTTAGGAGAATGACAGAGCAGTTTCATAAACTATTTGTGCAAGATGCTGAAAATACTACTGTGCCACCACAAGGCACAGCACCCTCAAAAAGTGTAGCGAAGCAAAAAGATACACAACAAACATCGTTATTTGGCGAGCCAGCAACAGGAGAAGCTACAACACCTAATGCTGACTTTTATAAAAAACTAGACACTACTAATCATGTATATCAAGCTATACAAGGCGGTATAGGTTTAAGCCTGTTACTACGTGATATGCTACAACAAAAAACAGTATGTTTTGACACTGAAACCACGGGGCTTGACGCGCTTACTGCCGAGTTGGTAGGAATCTCTTTTTCTTGGGAGACAGGTAAAGGATTTTATGTACCTGTACCCGAAAACCGTGATGAAGCACAAGAATTAATCAACAAATTTATCCCGTTTTTTGAAGATGAAAATATTGAAAAAGTAGGACAAAATTTAAAATATGACCTCAAAGTACTAGCCAATTACGGCATTACCGTAAAAGGAAAACTTTTTGATACCATGATTGCACATTACCTTATTAACCCCGATATGCGCCATAACATGGATATACTTGCCGAAACCTACCTTAGCTATTCGCCTATGCCGATAGTAGAGCTTATTGGTAAAAAAGGTAAAAACCAGAAGAGTATGCGCGATGTAGAAATTGACCTTGTAAAAGAGTATGCTACAGAGGACGCCGATATTACACTACAACTAAAAGAGATTTTTGAACCACAACTTGAAGAGGCAGCTACCCGAAAGTTATTCGACGAAATAGAAATTCCGCTTGTACCTGTGCTTGCTGCTATGGAGCGTGAAGGTATTAATCTTGATACTGATTATTTAAAAAAATTATCAGATGAGTTAGCAAGAGATATTAAAGGGCTTGAAGAAAAGATATATGAAACCGCAGGCGAAACCTTTAACCTTGCTTCGCCAAAACAACTGGGCGATATATTATTTGACAAATTAAAAATAGGCGGACCTAAACAAAAGAAAACCAAAACAGGACAGTACGCCACGGGCGAAGAAATACTTTCGTACTTGGCAAAAGATAACCCGATAGTAGAAAACATACTGAATTGGCGACAAATAGTAAAACTACAAAACACCTATGTAGATGCTTTACCATTGCAAGTAAACGAAAAGACTAAACGTGTACATACAGATTATATGCAAACGGTTGCTGCAACAGGACGTTTAAGCTCTAACAACCCAAACCTACAAAATATACCGATACGTACTGAAAGAGGACGACAGGTGCGTGCAGCATTTATAGCACGTGACGAAAATTACACACTGCTTTCTGCCGATTACTCGCAAATAGAACTACGTATTATTGCAGCACTAAGTGGTGACCCAGAGATGGTAAATGCTTTTAAAAACGGAGAGGATATTCATGCCTCTACTGCTGCAAAAGTGTTTGATGTACCATTAGAAGATGTGACTCGCGAACAACGTAGCCATGCCAAAACAGTTAACTTTGGTATTATATATGGTGTTTCGGCATTTGGGTTGAGTAACCAAACTTCGTTAAGTCGATCGGAATCGAAAGATCTTATCGATGCTTACTACAAAACCTACCCTACATTAAAGCAATACATACAAGACCAAATAGAAATGGCACGCGAGCAAGGTTATGTGCAAACCATACTAGGTAGAAGACGCTACCTAAAAGATATTAATTCGCAAAACGCCGTAGTGCGTGGTGGTGCCGAGCGTAATGCTGTGAATGCGCCTATACAAGGTAGTGCCGCTGACATTATTAAGATTGCAATGATAAATATACAGCAAAAACTGGTTAGCGAAAACTGGAAAAGCAAAATGTTACTGCAAGTACATGATGAGCTTGTTTTTGATGTACACAACAGCGAACTAGACCTTATAAAGCCTATGATAAAGTATGAAATGGAAAACGCCTTTAAGCTAGATGTACCATTAGATGTTGATATGGGAACGGGCAATAATTGGCTTGAGGCGCATTAA
- a CDS encoding serine hydrolase domain-containing protein — MKKYLFILFTASTAIATYAQSEPKFQKIDSVLTYFTTNDKFMGSVTIREKDKIVFEKAYGYADLENKVKANVDTKYKIGSITKMFTSSIIFQLIEEKKLTLDTKLAEYYPQIKNADSISIKNLLNHSSGIYNFTNDSLFMDYVETPQTRKAMLQRITDYGSVFNPNEKADYSNSNYLLLGYIIEDITNKRYKDVVNERIIKKLKLKNTYYYGKINPKRNEAYSYSLDGDSWLKREEWHESVTFAAGALQSTPTDLTKFIRALFEGDIIKKESLEEMKTMDFGYGKGVFIFPFGERRFYGHNGGIEGFSSVLGYYPKDELSIAMTVNGEGYDSNQILIGVLSSYYKVPYRLPNLKTAQVTQETLKSYEGTYASPTIPLKITIKLVGDQLTAQATGQGAFPLNPLSDTEFNFEPAGIIISFKENGFAIHQGGTVNEFTKE; from the coding sequence ATGAAAAAATATCTATTTATCCTTTTTACAGCAAGCACTGCAATAGCTACTTATGCACAGAGCGAACCTAAATTCCAAAAAATTGACAGTGTACTTACCTACTTTACTACCAATGATAAGTTTATGGGCTCTGTTACTATACGAGAAAAAGATAAAATAGTTTTTGAAAAAGCTTATGGCTATGCCGATCTTGAAAACAAAGTAAAGGCTAATGTTGACACTAAATACAAGATTGGGTCTATTACCAAAATGTTTACTTCTTCTATTATTTTTCAATTAATAGAAGAGAAAAAACTAACGCTTGACACGAAACTGGCAGAATACTACCCACAAATAAAAAATGCAGACAGCATCAGTATAAAAAACCTCTTGAACCATAGTAGTGGTATTTATAATTTTACAAATGATAGTCTTTTTATGGATTATGTCGAAACACCGCAAACGCGCAAAGCCATGTTACAACGCATTACCGATTACGGTTCGGTTTTTAATCCTAATGAAAAAGCCGATTATAGCAATAGCAATTATCTATTATTAGGCTATATTATAGAAGACATCACCAATAAACGCTATAAAGATGTTGTTAATGAAAGAATTATAAAAAAATTAAAACTAAAAAACACCTACTATTACGGCAAAATAAACCCAAAGCGTAATGAGGCATATTCTTACTCTCTGGATGGTGATAGCTGGTTAAAACGTGAAGAATGGCATGAGTCAGTAACTTTTGCTGCTGGTGCACTGCAAAGCACTCCTACTGACTTAACAAAGTTTATTAGAGCCTTATTTGAAGGTGATATTATAAAAAAAGAGTCGCTTGAAGAAATGAAAACGATGGACTTTGGTTACGGGAAAGGTGTTTTCATATTTCCATTTGGCGAACGTCGTTTTTATGGGCATAACGGGGGTATAGAAGGTTTTTCATCCGTATTAGGTTACTATCCAAAAGACGAGTTGAGTATTGCTATGACAGTTAATGGTGAAGGGTATGACTCTAACCAAATATTAATTGGTGTATTGAGTAGTTATTATAAAGTACCTTATCGTTTGCCAAACTTAAAAACAGCTCAGGTAACTCAAGAAACGCTTAAAAGTTATGAAGGTACATACGCTTCGCCAACCATACCATTAAAGATAACTATAAAACTTGTAGGCGACCAGCTAACGGCTCAAGCTACAGGGCAGGGTGCTTTCCCTTTAAACCCATTAAGCGATACCGAGTTTAACTTTGAACCTGCTGGTATTATCATTAGCTTTAAAGAAAATGGTTTTGCTATACACCAAGGCGGAACAGTTAATGAGTTTACTAAAGAATAA